The following DNA comes from Acidimicrobiia bacterium.
GCCCTCACCCCAACCAGGTTGAGTCACAACGGCACGACGTTGGCCGCAACGATGCCTCGCCGACGATAAGCACCCCGCGTGTCGAAAACGACGTCGACGGCTCCAGCGATCGCCTGCAGGTCGAACAAGTCGTGATCGGCGAGAATCACCGCAAGTGCGCATCCCTCGGGGAGGGCATCGACCCGGGCGATTCCGAGGCCCTCGATCTCGGCGTCCTCCACCAAAGGGTCCCACGCGACCACCTGTGCCCCCCGGCGGGTCAACTCGCCGATCACGTCGAGGGCCGGCGACTCACGGGCATCGCCCACCCCGGACTTGTAGGCCAGGCCCACCGCGAGCACCTTTGTCGAGTACACCGGCAGACCACGATCGTTGAGGATCTCTGAGATCCGGTTGGCGACGTACTCGGGCATGCGGGCATTGACCTCCTCGGTGAGGTCGATGAATCGCGTGGCGAATCCGGCCTCCTTTGCCCGCCAGGCGAGATACTGCGGGTCGAGCGGGATGCAATGGCCGCCTACGCCGGGCCCGGGATAGAAGGGTTGGAAGCCGAATGGCTTGGTGGCCGCCGCATCGATCACTTCCCAGATGTCCACATCGATCTCATGGGCCAGCGCAGCCATCTCGTTGACGAGGCCGATGTTGACTGCGCGATAGGTGTTCTCGAGCAGCTTCGCCATCTCGGCGACCCTGGCCGATGAAACCGGGTGGACCGCATCGACCATCCGCCGGTACGCCGCGGCGGCGACCCTGCCCGACTCGGCACTGACCCCGCCGACCAGCTTCGGGATCGATCCGATGCCATGACCTGACCCCGGGCTGACGCGCTCGGGTGAAAACGCGACAAAGACGTCGGAGTCGAGAACCAGGCCCCCCTTAGTGGCCGCCGGCACCAGCAGGTCCTCGGTGGTACCCGGGTAGGTGGTGGACTCCAGCGCGACGAGGGTTCCGGCATGGACCACTCTGCTCACGGTCCCGGCGGCTGCCTCGATGAAGGAGAGATCGGGCTGACGATGCCGGTTGAGCGGGCTGGGGACGCAGATGAAGAGTGCATCGGCTTCCCGCAGACGAGACTCGTCGTCGGTGATTTCGAGCCCCCCGGCAAGGGCGGCCGCCAGCGATTCGGCGGATACATCCTCCACGGGCGAGTCGCCGGCTCGAATCCGCTCGACCACCTTCGTCGAGATGTCGAATCCGATCACGCGCAGGCCTCGCTCGACGGCGTTCACCGCCAAAGGGAGCCCCACGTAGCCGAGGCCGATCACACCGGCGGTCCACGCCTGCTGCTCGAAGAAATCGACTCGGTCGGAAATGGCCCGCTCCTCCTCGCCGTGACTCTACGGGACATCTCGGAGGAGCCCTTCGGGCTCCCGCTTCCTGATTCCCGCCTCCGGCAAGACCGCCCTGCCCCTATGAGCGGCGCAGTCAGACGATCGGGGGGCGGCCGAGGCGGAGCATCCGCCACGCCGTCCGCCACCTCATCGGGGCGCGCGCTCCCGCCGGGTCCGTGAACCCCGCCCGATATCCGCGGCGCAGGGCGCCGAGATCGCTCCACGATCGGACGGTGCCGAGCGACAGAAGCCCTCGCACCATCAGATACACGACAGCCAGCGGCACCGGCAGTCGGCGGCGTGACAGCAGCACCCGGTTGCGGGCAGTGCTGTAGATCGCACCGCTTCGCTGGCTCAAAGAAACGACCGGGTGGACCACCTCGAGGTTCCCGGAGTACCGGATGTCGTAGCCGGCATCGAGCAGACGCCAGGCGAGGTCGGTCTCTTCGAGGGCGTAGAAGAACTCCTCCGGAAACCCACCGACTTCGTCGATCACCGACCGGCGGATTGCGCAGGCCCCTCCCAGGAAGGTGGTCACGCGCGCCGTCCGCCGCGACCGCGCCTTCCACAGCATGGGAATGTGCTTCGAGATCACCCGCCCGGACTCGTCGACGATGCGGAATGAGATGACGGCGAGTCGAGGGTCGGCTTCGAAAGCGGCCGCCGCCTCGCTGATGACACTCGTCGCGCCATAGCGGGCGTCGTCGTCGAGAAAGAACACGACATCTTCGTTGGCCGCACCCCAACCCAGATTCCGCCCGGAAGCAACGCCGACGTTCTCCGGCGACACGACCACGGTGGCGTGACCGCGGTCCGGGGTTGGAATGCAGCCATTTCCCACGAGGATGAGCTCGGCCTGGGGGCCGGTCTGCGTCCGAATCGATTCGATCGCCGATCGCAAGGCGTCAGGGCGATCACACATCGTGAGCACGACCACGGATGCGCTGGTCATCGGAGGCGGTCGGAGGCAAGCACCGACACCAGATGGCCCACCGCGACGAGGGCCGCCACTGTCACCATCGCCGTCACCAGCCACTGGCTCGCCGCCAGATCGGATCTCACCGCGTCGAACACCGCCGCCACCAGGATGAGCGTGCTCGCCTCGACGGCTCCGGTGATCCGATGCAGGGGAACGAAGTCGGCGATCCGCCGCAGAAGCCTGAGAGCAGGCGCCCGGATGCGGGACCCCTCGTCACCGATAGCCGGCATGCCCGATTTCGCCCGGGCGGCGTCGACCAGGTCCGTTTCGATCCGGGCGAGCACCGCGGCGAGGGCGGCTCCCAGACCCACGGCCAACCAGACGGAGTCGTCACCTCCACCCGCACGCCAGCCGAGGCCAACGAGAAGCGTCGCCTCGACCAGGTAGTGGGAGATGCGGTCGAGGTACACGCCGCGCGGGCTCTCGGTCGAGTTCCAACGGGCTACCTCGCCATCGACACAATCGAGCAACAGATACAACTGGACGCCGACGAACGCCCCGATGGCCGGCCACACCCCGCCGACGAACAGGAGGGTGGAACCCGCCAGGCCCACGGCCAGCATCAGGAGGGTGACTCCATCGGCGCTCAAGCCAAGGGAGAGCGCCGCCCGGGTGAAGTAGATCGACAGCCCCCGCATGTACAAGCGGCCTGCCCAGTGTTCGTCGCTCCGCCGGCCGACGATGCTCGCCGGCTGGCAGACGCGGCGCAGCTCAGCGATCGAAGGCTTCGATGAACGCATCGACTCGCTGCCTTGTCTCGACGGCATCCAATTCCAGTCTTTCGAGGATGGTGAACCTTCCCGGCCGGGTCTCCGGTGCGGCAAGGACGACCGCGGTGAATTGCTCCGCGTCGAGTCCGATGTCCGCGGGCAGCCGGGGCACCTGATTGCGGGTGAAGCATTCATCGATGTCCTGCAGCCGGGCGTCGTCACGGAGGAACGAAGCGAACATCGCGCCGACCGCGGCCTGCTCCCCGTGGAGCGCCAGTCCCGGGTGCAGCCGGTCGATCGAATGGCTGATCTCGTGGCACGCCCCGCTGCACGGCCTGCTGGTGCCGGCCGCCGTCATCGCCAGCCCGCTGACGATGAGGGCGTCTGCGAGGGCCTCGAGCCCCACCTGGTCCGGTGGGGTACGCGGCTCGTGCAGGATCGACAGAGCGGCCGCAGTTGCCATCGCGGCTGCCAGCCCGTCAAACGGCTCGTCGGTCACGTCCCGGGCCATGACCCAGTCGGCGACTGCAGACAGATTGGAGACCACCTCTCCGATGCCGGACCTCGCATGGCTCAGGGGGGCGGACCGCACGAGGTCGAGATCCACCACGACCGCGATCGGGGGTTGCACCCCGTAGGACCCCTTCCACCCGTTGTCCTCGAGCGCCGCCACCGGTGAGGCAAGTCCGTCGTGGGTCAAGGTCGTCGCCACCGAAACGAAGGGGAGGCCCACCGCGGTGGCGGCCCACTTGGCGACATCCAGGGATCCGCCGCCGCCGATGCCAACGAGAGCCTCGAACTGCTTTCCCCTGAGCAGGTCGGACAGTTCCCGGGCGGACGCCAGGCTTCCACCGTCGACTTCGAAGACTGGGGCCGACAGGGAGGCCTCGACGCTCGATCGGACCTCCGCCCCGACTCCGGAACCCACCGCCACCGCGATCCGGCCGGTGGTCGCGATACGCCGGTCAGCCAGCAAGTCGGCCAACCCGGCGACGGCGCCGGCCCGCACATCCACCATCAGCGGCCCGGCGAGGACGCGCGCTAAGAGTGCCATTTCATCATCTTCGCCCGTTCGAGGTCTTCCGGCGTGTCTATTTCGATCCAGGGGAGATCGCCCACCTCTACCCCGTACACCCCGTGGGCGCGGGCAAAGTCGCCGATGCCATCCTCGTAGTAGAGCGAGCCGTCCTTTCTCCATGCCTGCTCGAGGCACGCCACAAACGGGGCGATCGCTTCAGGGGCGAGCCGAGCGATGCCGACGTACTCACCGTGGGCCTGCTCCGGATGGAGGCCCTTCGAAATGCCGGTGAGCCACCCGGATGAGTCGAAGGTGACTTTCATCTCCTCGTCGGCCAGCGCCTTCTTCGAGTCGATCGCCAGCGCTAGGCCGGCGGGCGGGGCGTCTATCAGCCGCCGCATTGCGGTATCGGTGACGAGGGTGTCGCCATTGGCCACCAAGCAGTCCCCACTGATCCCACCCAAGCCCAGCCACAGCGAATGGGCGTTGTTGAGGACCGCATGATCGGGGTTGTCGATCAACTCGATCTCGAGCCCGTAGTGCGACTCGAGGCTGCTACGGCGCCGGCCCACCTCCTCGGACGCGTGCCCGACGACCAAACGGACCCTTGAAACTCCAGACTCGGCGAGCACCCCCAGCACGTGGTCGAGCACCGTCCGCCCGCCGCCTAGATCGAGAAGGGTCTTGGGGAGGTCGCGGGTGAACGGCAGAAGTCGCCGCCCCTGACCGGCGCAAAGGACTACCGCCTGCGAAATCGACTCGATTCGGGGCTCCTCGGTCACGGCAAGAGGCTAGGGCAGGGCAGGGGGCAGGTCGCAGGTGGCAGGTGGCAGGTGGCTCCTGATCGGCTCTTGGTTCTTGACTCTTGGCTCTCCTTCAGTCGTCGTCCTCGTCGCCCCCGCCCGTCCAATCGATGTACGCCCTGACGACGTCATCGGGGGTTCCGTCCGCCATGAGCCGTCCCTCGTCGAGCCATATGGCCCGGGTGCACACCCGATCGATCTGCTTGAGGTTGTGACTCACGAGGACCACGACCTTGGCGTTCGCGCGTAGCTCTTCGATGCGCTTCAGGCTCCGCCGCCTGAAGTCGCGGTCCCCGACCGCAAGCACCTCATCGACCAGCAGGATCTCGGGTTCCATCGATGTCGCGATCGCGAAATGAAGGCGCGAACGCATGCCGGACGAATAGGTTCGGAGTGGCCGGTCGATCGCCCGACGCAACCCGGCGAAGTCGACGATGGAATCGAAGCGAGACTCGGATTCGGCGCGGGTCATTCCCAGCGCCATGCAGCCGAGGAGGATGTTGCGCGCTCCAGACAGCTGACCATCGAGCACCGCCCCCACGCCCAATAGAGTCGGCTCACCCCGCACCCGGATCGACCCCGCCGACACGGGCTGCAGACCAGCGATGGCACTCAGCAATGAGCTCTTCCCCGACCCGTTGGCTCCGATGAGACCCAGGATCTCACCGGTCTCGACCGTGAAGGACACGTCTTTCACGGCCTCGACCTGGGTGTGCTCACGCCGCCGACGACGCACGGTGATCTGCTCACGCAGGCTGGGGCGGCGGTCGAGGTACACCCGGTAGGTCACGCTGGCGTCCTTTACCTCGATGGCCGTCATCGGCTCATTCACGGCCGTAGTCCCGCTCGCGTCGCTGGAACCAGACGTAGCCGACGACGGGCGTGATCAACGCCCAGGAGAAAGCGCTGATGACGAGCAGGCGGGTCACCGGCATGTCCATCACCGCCCACCGATACAGCGAGATGTAGTCGAGCAGGGGATTCAGGTTCGCCAGCGCCCGTACGGTCCCATCCTGGACGAATCGCTCGACCAGAAACAGGACTCCCGAGAAGTAGAAAGCCATCCGGAACAGGAAGTCGAGAATGTTCTCGAAGTCACGGAAGTAGAAGGTGATGCGTGCGGCGATGAAGGCGGCCCCCACCACGAACAGGGTCTGGAGCCCGAAGATCGGCAGTATCAGGAGCCATCGCAGCGACAGCGTTTCCCCGGTGAGGAGCGCTACTGCCAGCATCACGATTGCCGGGGCCAGGAACGCCGCAGCTTCCGACGCGGTGACCGCTATGGGAAGCGTGGCCCTGGGGAAGGCGATCGACTGGATCAGTCCGCGGTTGCTGATCAGAGATCGCGCCGCACCGACTATCGACTTGCGCATGTACTGGAAGGCGAAGATGCCGATGGCGAGGAAAGGCAGAAAGTTGCCCACCCCGCGGTCGATCTCCAGTATCAGGCCGAAGATGATGTAGTAGACGAGCACCTGCCAGGCCGGGTTGAGCAGGTGCCAGACGTTTCCGAGCACCGTGTCCATCTGCTGGCTGTGCAGATTCGACACCGCCGCAAACATCACGAAGTGGCGGCGAGACCACAGCCGAAGCAGGTCCTCCCGGATCGGTCGGCGCCGCGACGGATCTTGTAGCTCGCCGCCGAGCAACCCCCCGTCCGATGGCCCGTCCGACGACTGCCCGATCGGTTCGCTCATCTAGCCGAACTCGATGCCCTGGGCGAGCGGCAGGTCGCTGCTCCAGTTGACCGTGTTGGTCTGGCGACGCATGTACGCCTTCCAGGAGTCCGACCCCGCTTCCCGACCCCCACCGGTCTCCTTCTCACCGCCGAAGGCGCCACCGATCTCGGCGCCGGAGGTGCCGATGTTGACGTTGGCAATTCCGCAATCCGATCCCTCGGCCGAGAGGAACAACTCCGATGCCCGCAAGCTGTTGGTGAATATGGCCGAAGACAAGCCCTGCCGAACCCCGTTGTGGACTGCAATCGCATCGTGAACGTCGGTCGCTTCGATGACGTAGAGGATGGGGGCAAAGGTCTCCTCCTGAACGATCGGCGCATCGCGGTCGATCTCGATGATGGTCGGCTCCACGAAGTGGCCGTTCAACCCAGGCACTTCGGCCCGGCCCCCACCGTGGAGGACCTTGCCGCCCTGGTCCTTGGCGATCTCGACGGCCGCCAGCATCTCGTCAACCGCGCCCTTGTTGACCAGCGGACCCATCACCGTCGAGGGGTCGAGGGGGTCGCCGATGCGCACCTGGGAGTAGGCATCGACAAGGCGTTTGATGACGTCGCCCTTGATCCCTGACTCGACGATCATCCGCCGGATCGAGGTGCACCGCTGCCCGGCGGTACCGACTGCCCCGAACAACACCGCCCTGGTCACCAGCCCCGGGTCGGCGTCTTCGAGCACGACCACCGCATTGTTCCCCCCCAACTCGAGTAGCGACCTCCCGAGACGCTTGGCGACCGCGATTCCCACCTTCTCGCCCATGTTGCACGATCCGGTAGCCGAGATCAGCGGGATCCGTCGGTCGTTGATGAGCAAGTCGCCGACCTCGCTCCCCTTGCCGACCGCGAGGTTGAAGACGCCTTCGTAACCGGAGCCGGCCATGACCTCATCACAGATTCGGGTGACGGCGATCGCCGTCAGCGGGGTATGCGACGACGGCTTCCAGATCATCGTGTCGCCGCACACCGCAGCGACGAAGGCGTTCCACGACCACACCGCCACCGGGAAATTGAAGGCCGAGATCACGCCGATCGGGCCGAGCGGGTGCCACTGCTCGAACATCCGATGGCGTGGCCGCTCCGACGCCATGGTCAGCCCGTAGAGCTGCCGCGAAAGGCCGACGGCGAGGTCGGCCATGTCGATCATCTCCTGCACCTCGCCCTCACCCTCGGCGCGGATCTTCCCCATCTCCAGGGAAACCAGCGCAGCCAGGTGCTCCTTCTTGTGGCGGAGGGCGTTGCCAATCAGGCGCACGTACTCACCGCGCTTGGGAGCAGGCAGCATCCGCCAGCGCAGGAACGTCTCCTGGGCCGACGCAACGATCTGGTCGTAGTCGGCGGCCGAGGTCTGCACGACGGTGGCGATCTCGGTGGCCGTCGTCGGGTTCTCGACCGACAGGTCGGTGCCGGACGGAGCGATCCACCCGCCGGCGTACCCACCCGGATTGCTGTCGCCCAAACCGAGGGCGGCGAAGATCTCGTCTCTCGTCACAGGAACTCCAATCAGCGTGCGGCGATTACTTCGATCTCGACCTGGAAGCCGGCAGGGAGGGCGCCCACTTGGAAAGTCGAGCGAGCAGGGGGTTCTTCGCCGATGAATCGGACATACACCTCGTTCACCGCGGCGAAGTCGGCAATGTCGGCCAGGAATATCGTCGTCTTCACGATGTCGGCGAATCCAAGCCCGACGTCACCGAGGATCGCGCCGATGTTCTGCAGTACCTGCTCGGTTTCCGCGACGACGCCACCCTCGACCCGGTCGGTCGTGCCGTGCATGAAAGCGACCTGACCCGAGACGAACACGAACCCATTCGCCTCGGTGGCGATCGAGTACGCCCCGATTGCCTTGGGACCGCTGGTGATGTCGAGGATCTTCTTGGGCATGGTGGGCTCTCCGGGATCGTGTCGGGAACTGAAGCGTAGACCGCGGCAAAATGATCGACCCCAGCGTGCGGCAAAGTCGACAGGGCCCGATCCGACGACTCAGGGGCCAAGCAGATCCCAGCGGTTCCCGCAGATGTCGACGAAGACGGCCACCCGACCGTAATCCTCAGTGCGGGGTGAGGTCACGAATTCCACCCCTTCGGCAACCATTCGATCGTACGTCGCCCCGAAGTCCTCGACTCTGAGAAAAAAGCCAACTCGTCCGGCGACCTGCCCTCCCACCACGCGTCGTTGATGGTCACCGTCCGCACGAGCAAGCAGCAGACCTGTCTGGCCTCCGGCAGGTCGCACAACAACCCACCGTTTCGGTCGACCGTCGTTGGTAACGGAGGGCGAATCCTCCACTAGTTCGAAGTTGAGCACACTCACGAAGAACTCGATCGCAGGGTCGTAGTCGTCAACGACGATCGTGGCGAGATCCAAGAACGACATCGACGCAGTCTGCCACTACGCATACGAGCTCGTCGGCGTGATCACCGCCAAACCTAGGGCCGATCGTCGCACCTGGCATCAACACGGTCCCCAATCCTGAGACATTCAGACTCCCGGCGGACTTCCCGTTCGGATCTGTCTGAAACTGGGACCTCGCAGGCATTGGTGCTGTCCCTCGGCCAGCGTGGGGAAATATCATCAGTGCAGTCTGCGATAACCTCACCTCGTGCAACCTCACCTAGGTGCCCTGGTGTTGTTCACATCTGATCTCGAACGCACCCTCGCCTTCTACAGATGCATCGGCCTACCCCTGGAGGTCGATGATCATCAGGATGACGCAGGTCCCCTCCACTACGCCTGCGAGATTCAGGGCGTTCATTTCGCGCTCGTACCGGGCCTTGAGGACGGCCCAGCCCGCGGGTTTCGCACTTCAGGCTCTTCGTTTCCGGGCTTTGCCGTCAAGTCTGTAGGCGAGGTTGTCGAGGCCTTACGAGCAGGAGGAGCACGAGTGATCCAGGAACCGGCGCAGTATCCATGGGGACTCCGAGCCGTCGTGCAGGATCCCGACGGGCGCGCCATCGAGGTCTACACGCCTAGGTCCTGACCAAGAGACCGTCGAGGCTGGAATCTTCCCCTCGGCGGTCTTCATCGAGTCCCGACTGCGTGCACTCGATGCGGACCCGACCTGCCACCGCGTCGGTCTATCGCTGGACTCGGAGGGCCTCTCGGACGCGCTCGATGACGGCCCTGATCGCTACCTCGCTCCCGCGCAGCGCGTCTGGCCACTCCCTGACCCTCAGCCCCCAGAACTCGCGGGGTGTGAAGGGATAGCGCGGAATCAGGTGAACGTGCAGGTGGGGGACCTCGTCGCCGATGGTGACCGTATACACGTGTTCCGCGCCCTCCGAATGTCGGAGGGCGGCAGCAACACTGTTGATGGTCTTGCCGAGCGCGGCCGCCTCGTCGTCTCCGAGTTGGCCCCATCCAGCCACGTGCCGCTTGGGCTCGACGATCAGGTAGCCGAGGTACACATCCTCGAGGGCTGGCGGAAGGATGTGGCCCACGAAGACCAGACCATCTTCGAACGCCACGCCACCGGGAGCGGCCGCGCCCTGTCGATGCTTCTCGCAGACCAAACAGCCGTTGTCCGTTGGAGAGTCCACTCTGGTTCAAATCGTCGCAGACATCGGAGCGAACTGTCGACCAGGAGACAAGGTGCTCCCTTCGGCCAGCGTCCGTAAATGTCACCCGAGCCCCGTGTGCCCGCCGCGATTCGCTAGTCGACGGCAATCACGAACGCGGCTCCGAGCGCGAGGACCACGGTCACGCCAGCGGGCCACAGGTGTGCCGACTTCGAGTACGGCAAGGGCGGCTTGAGCCGTGTCTGTGGCAGACCGAGATGGGCTCGCACTGCATTGTCAAGTGCGACACCACGATCGCGATTCACTCGGGCTGTTTCGTGCCTAACTGAGTGAGTCCACAGCCACCACAGGTGACCGGCTGCAAACAGCCCTGCTCCGACAAACAGCAAGGCAACTTGGCCTGGTGTCGGGCTTAGGTCGCGTCCGGCGTTCGCCACAACGGCGAAGGAGGCCCAGACCGCCAGTGAGACACGCCATTCGATGTCGCGGCGCGCGAAGAACCGCTCCATCTCTTGTTGCTTCAGCCGAAGGGCTGCATCGACGCTTCGGCCAATATCCGCGCTGATCCCTTTCACGAACCACTCCCTTGCTTCCGACGATCATGGCACCCTCGCATCGCTCTCTGCTGAAAGGTCCTCGTTACGGCAGCGCCCCCTCGGAAAGGGCATGGCGCAACTCACATCTCGCTCCCACCTCCCACCTCCCGCCTCCCGCCTCCCGCGAGTGAAGACGCCAACGACGACCGGGACGCGTTCTGTCGTATTGCGAATTGCGAACCGCGGGTCGAGCGCATCGAGGACCCCGAATTGCTGGCGACTGATTGCGGTATGGTCCCGCCCATGGACCCGGTTCGGCGTTCCGCTCGGCCAGCACTCCGCAGCCCGCGAGCACTGCTGGCATGGGAAGGGTGGAACGACGCCGCCGATGCCGCCTCGGGAGCGGCCTCCTTCCTCCTCGGCCAGTTCGACGACGTCGAACCCTTTGCCACCATCGAACCCGAGGAGTTCTACGACTTTCAGGTACGCCGTCCGCAGGTCGAGGTCAGTGAAGGCGGTACCCGCCGCCTCGCCTGGCCGACGACCCGGGCGTATTCGCTCGAGATGGATCAGGGCGAGCACGACGCCATCGTCGTGGTCGGCGAAGAGCCCAGCCTGAGGTGGAAGACATACACCAGGTCGATCGGCCGCCTGCTCGCCGATGCCGACGCCGAGATGGTGGTGACGCTCGGGGCATTCATCGGGCAGGTCGCCCACACTCGCCCTGTCCCCCTCATCGGAGTGGCGACCGACCCGGCGCTCGTCGACCGTTATGGCCTGATCGCCTCGCGGTACGAAGGCCCCACCGGAATCATCGGGGTGATGCTCGAGGCCTGCCGGGAGATCGGCATCCCCGCCGTGAGCGTGTGGGCGGCAATCCCCCACTACCTGGCGGCGAATCCCAACCCGAAAGCGATGCTCGCCCTGCTCGGCAAGGCCTCGGAGATCATGGACATCCCATTCGACACCTCGGAACTCGAGGCCGTGTCGAGCGACTTCGAGGAGAAGGTCGATGAGGCAATGGCTGAGAACACCGAGTTCGTCGACTACGTGAACCGCCTGGAAGGCCAGGACGAAGACGCCGCCCCGATCGACCCCACCCGAAGCGACCACCTGATCTCGGAGATCGAGGACTTCCTGAAAGAGCGCTGATCGCTCGATGCCCCCTACCATGCCCGGCCGCAACACCCTGGAGGAACCGTGAAACTCCGCCTCTCAGCTCTCATCTGTTGCATCGCCCTTCTCGCCGCCGCCTGCGGCGATGACGATGCCACCGTGACTACGACCACCTCCGGTGGCGACATCGGGCCCATGGTCAGGTTCGGCAGCGGGGATCACCCGTTCTCGATCTCGTTCCCGGAGGACTGGGACAACGAGCGTGACAGCTTCGGTGCGGTCATCATCGTGTTCTCACCGCTGGCGGGGGACGACGACCAGTTCTCCGAGAATGTCAACGTCGTGGTCGAAGACCTTGCCGGCGCCGATCTGGACCTCGACGGGTATTTGGAGCTCGCGACCGAGCAACTGATCGACTTCATCCCCGACATCGATTTCGTGGAGCGTTTCACCGATCAGATGGACGAACAGCCGTCATGGGTGGTCGTGTACACCGGCTCTCAAGACGGCATCGAGTACAAGTGGATGCAGGAGATCGCCCTGTTCGAGGGCAGCGCCTACATCATCACCTACACCGGCGAGGCCGAGTTCGACACCTACCGCGCCCACGCTACGGCGATCTTCGACTCGTTCGACTTCGACGATTAGCCGCGGAGCGTCAGGGAGCGGAGGAATCCGTTTCCCGGCTGGACCGATATCGAGCTGCGCCGGCCACGGCGTCGCGCAGGACGCCGTGGCCAAAGCGGTTCTCGGACGCCAAACCTGTGGTGATGGAGAGCCCGACCGCGGCGTAGACGGAGGCCCGATCGCTCCTCACCGTTGCCTGCGGGAAGGCCGCGATCATCTCTGCCAGGTCGAGAGTGGCCGCCAGCTCGGCGTCGGGGCTCACCACTCGATCCACCAGCCCGATCCGATGAGCTTCGGCCGCGTCGATCGGACGCCCGGTGAGAATCAGGTCGAGCGCCCGCGACAGGCCCACGACGAGAGGCAACCGCACGGTCCCGCCGTCCACCAGCGGAACGCCGAACCGCCGCTCGAAACACCCGAACACCGCGTCCTCACCAGCCACCCGCAGGTCGCACCAGAGTGCCAACTCGAGACCGCCGGCAACGCAATGCCCGGCGATCGACGCGATGGTCGGCTTGGTGACCTGGAGGCGCGACATCCCCAACCATCCACCTGGACCGTCGGCCAGGTCCATCGCCTTGAGGTCCGCGCCCGAGCAGAAGGTGCCGCCCGCCCCGGTGAGAATCCCCACGACCGCCTCGGCGTCGCTCTCGAAGCGCTGCCATGCACCCGCCAACTCGATCGCCGTCGCCCGGTCGACCGCATTGCGGGTCTTGGGGTTCGAGATCGTTATGACCGCAGCGTTGCCGATGTTTTCGTAGTGAACGGGCATGGCCGCGATGGTGGTTCATCGGCACCACGTGCGCAATTGCTCTGGGCCGGAGCCGGATCTGGG
Coding sequences within:
- a CDS encoding phosphocholine cytidylyltransferase family protein, translated to MTEEPRIESISQAVVLCAGQGRRLLPFTRDLPKTLLDLGGGRTVLDHVLGVLAESGVSRVRLVVGHASEEVGRRRSSLESHYGLEIELIDNPDHAVLNNAHSLWLGLGGISGDCLVANGDTLVTDTAMRRLIDAPPAGLALAIDSKKALADEEMKVTFDSSGWLTGISKGLHPEQAHGEYVGIARLAPEAIAPFVACLEQAWRKDGSLYYEDGIGDFARAHGVYGVEVGDLPWIEIDTPEDLERAKMMKWHS
- a CDS encoding iron-containing alcohol dehydrogenase family protein, with amino-acid sequence MALLARVLAGPLMVDVRAGAVAGLADLLADRRIATTGRIAVAVGSGVGAEVRSSVEASLSAPVFEVDGGSLASARELSDLLRGKQFEALVGIGGGGSLDVAKWAATAVGLPFVSVATTLTHDGLASPVAALEDNGWKGSYGVQPPIAVVVDLDLVRSAPLSHARSGIGEVVSNLSAVADWVMARDVTDEPFDGLAAAMATAAALSILHEPRTPPDQVGLEALADALIVSGLAMTAAGTSRPCSGACHEISHSIDRLHPGLALHGEQAAVGAMFASFLRDDARLQDIDECFTRNQVPRLPADIGLDAEQFTAVVLAAPETRPGRFTILERLELDAVETRQRVDAFIEAFDR
- a CDS encoding ABC transporter ATP-binding protein; this translates as MTAIEVKDASVTYRVYLDRRPSLREQITVRRRRREHTQVEAVKDVSFTVETGEILGLIGANGSGKSSLLSAIAGLQPVSAGSIRVRGEPTLLGVGAVLDGQLSGARNILLGCMALGMTRAESESRFDSIVDFAGLRRAIDRPLRTYSSGMRSRLHFAIATSMEPEILLVDEVLAVGDRDFRRRSLKRIEELRANAKVVVLVSHNLKQIDRVCTRAIWLDEGRLMADGTPDDVVRAYIDWTGGGDEDDD
- a CDS encoding nucleotide sugar dehydrogenase, with amino-acid sequence MIGLGYVGLPLAVNAVERGLRVIGFDISTKVVERIRAGDSPVEDVSAESLAAALAGGLEITDDESRLREADALFICVPSPLNRHRQPDLSFIEAAAGTVSRVVHAGTLVALESTTYPGTTEDLLVPAATKGGLVLDSDVFVAFSPERVSPGSGHGIGSIPKLVGGVSAESGRVAAAAYRRMVDAVHPVSSARVAEMAKLLENTYRAVNIGLVNEMAALAHEIDVDIWEVIDAAATKPFGFQPFYPGPGVGGHCIPLDPQYLAWRAKEAGFATRFIDLTEEVNARMPEYVANRISEILNDRGLPVYSTKVLAVGLAYKSGVGDARESPALDVIGELTRRGAQVVAWDPLVEDAEIEGLGIARVDALPEGCALAVILADHDLFDLQAIAGAVDVVFDTRGAYRRRGIVAANVVPL
- a CDS encoding glycosyltransferase; amino-acid sequence: MTSASVVVLTMCDRPDALRSAIESIRTQTGPQAELILVGNGCIPTPDRGHATVVVSPENVGVASGRNLGWGAANEDVVFFLDDDARYGATSVISEAAAAFEADPRLAVISFRIVDESGRVISKHIPMLWKARSRRTARVTTFLGGACAIRRSVIDEVGGFPEEFFYALEETDLAWRLLDAGYDIRYSGNLEVVHPVVSLSQRSGAIYSTARNRVLLSRRRLPVPLAVVYLMVRGLLSLGTVRSWSDLGALRRGYRAGFTDPAGARAPMRWRTAWRMLRLGRPPIV
- a CDS encoding CDP-alcohol phosphatidyltransferase family protein, which translates into the protein MRSSKPSIAELRRVCQPASIVGRRSDEHWAGRLYMRGLSIYFTRAALSLGLSADGVTLLMLAVGLAGSTLLFVGGVWPAIGAFVGVQLYLLLDCVDGEVARWNSTESPRGVYLDRISHYLVEATLLVGLGWRAGGGDDSVWLAVGLGAALAAVLARIETDLVDAARAKSGMPAIGDEGSRIRAPALRLLRRIADFVPLHRITGAVEASTLILVAAVFDAVRSDLAASQWLVTAMVTVAALVAVGHLVSVLASDRLR
- a CDS encoding aldehyde dehydrogenase family protein; this translates as MTRDEIFAALGLGDSNPGGYAGGWIAPSGTDLSVENPTTATEIATVVQTSAADYDQIVASAQETFLRWRMLPAPKRGEYVRLIGNALRHKKEHLAALVSLEMGKIRAEGEGEVQEMIDMADLAVGLSRQLYGLTMASERPRHRMFEQWHPLGPIGVISAFNFPVAVWSWNAFVAAVCGDTMIWKPSSHTPLTAIAVTRICDEVMAGSGYEGVFNLAVGKGSEVGDLLINDRRIPLISATGSCNMGEKVGIAVAKRLGRSLLELGGNNAVVVLEDADPGLVTRAVLFGAVGTAGQRCTSIRRMIVESGIKGDVIKRLVDAYSQVRIGDPLDPSTVMGPLVNKGAVDEMLAAVEIAKDQGGKVLHGGGRAEVPGLNGHFVEPTIIEIDRDAPIVQEETFAPILYVIEATDVHDAIAVHNGVRQGLSSAIFTNSLRASELFLSAEGSDCGIANVNIGTSGAEIGGAFGGEKETGGGREAGSDSWKAYMRRQTNTVNWSSDLPLAQGIEFG